Proteins from a genomic interval of Diprion similis isolate iyDipSimi1 chromosome 10, iyDipSimi1.1, whole genome shotgun sequence:
- the LOC124410967 gene encoding maestro heat-like repeat-containing protein family member 1 isoform X2: protein MKNKSSEKNCSNDVSELPGVVAAMLDVLDDKCENVRESVFESIQNIAKLNPVVVVHASLYYLELHPKISPPHSALILRAMEETCKDQCACLDEDLAISVAKTASEALTGEGSKEASDLLVALAKSHCANTMGLVLQRLEPGTTADPRVIRALGMLAASNAFGAVPFLKVAMSLIAPMLGVTREDALKQAFCYTIGKFSEAIHEYLVNIEEAPDSKIGKDLFDTEMLLAYDTLAHTWLPASRDHETTQAIVTAIGPISTLLPPDPQGRRLAKLLPILLNMCKRSNLRLAATRVLATLLNSANEENKMVIYPMIEHIHTTLSDMVCITPFEASREAVLTHYEVLRCSNALVSLYAGEGLDRFLQQLKSPSAVQRSRALVVLRHLINTLPNEDDSALQRIALSLQESLHEGNARQLVGAIAAIAARSMKLLTPDQRACFVRFMVMQCSSKTDEGQSCEEALNLLATTVDGAESWLWSLLLNSLVDPLSSTSSVIPVTRALTSMAVKIIQDEQYERLRNNFHASLVLGKCLELLGDHQNHVAVLSFLRSTAPLIGSHLEKLWVPKLTKIINKLQNDPAANKADHSYSADPWEEEIVELLEESVLLEEESWSTELSSDLVSRVANKPGVAPFLASVTQDVSHTQLLIDLARTRPDDSCYAKGVGICAKHELETVLKLMEESCVIEDSRKVPVKLLGLMKDLKAAATVEAAKAGLLRSYAEIARRGDAKDLFSPLDDHILPWINRQLHEAKEISTKLAGLVALEQVGGAAHPNRLPESTGFRMRGPALASVLALLQTSSGHRPLQLYSAILKAVISLIRIPPLLSPEEREVLLSTLIHKVVPASTEINSLLLPDEMQVLNSLGVVCSEVVADSSDALAELSDSLLPWMQTGLYYERKAALLTLRSTLRSYHDLLKYTYPGGRLEPGKLLGRILSRSTDPEPVFRSLIVDCVALILSISAKHRSTLPDNNIDHDLSEIKRVIINEDMNTLYEGVKTLAAAASERVAGGEAVALAEGLILDLNSRGDGCLASAISLAQHFKVRGTDLAHAAVHLTSEILTQLRHIENVSCKKGAINAIKTLATHHPHEIVEALLRQPLPLSKDAEICWKEFATSDEIGIQVLDLLLQQLTSNKMLEENGVSAMCQEKTNVASFSSLAAVVALGHFFQATNSDLLIEKRLPELIFALLASMAAWLYANAPIAPTNCKFGFVPNKEAYKINPHHEAYTALTQVLNVVNPNVAGGILNGSVFESDCKAEENLISTVCSVVRCMTSKDTIVTLARSLCQLATSTIPAQRAVSAAFYSELVGRPGCGDVWLEAILNTLHEATADSSPLVRRLAIIGLTRVSYLDSDQIEEHIGSSIDTLLEQLEVPAGSEGGNGVALESLRGLAVLLSIKGQRLPNPRVILSLKPFIEKENWEMRLAAINALGAIAHTWKSLSSNADEVMSDHLLGCLPCLIVRLEDPNLAVAKAVRDTLHDSANFLQSESLAFIIHTHLKAENKLDVEKFVCALIQCMIREIPQRVTELSSVSRGYSRSENPNVRATSALILGFLNPPEPDDVQRLLQLLRDTESIVRSRAAKALSMCFTL from the exons atgaaGAACAAATCGTCCGAAAAAAACTGCAGCAATGACGTTTCCGAACTGCCAG GTGTGGTCGCAGCGATGCTCGACGTTTTGGACGACAAATGTGAAAATGTCAGAGAGTCTGTATTCGAGTCGATTCAAAACATAGCCAAACTCAACCCTGTCGTAGTTGTACACGCCTCTTTGTACTATTTAGAACTTCATCCTAAG ATTTCACCCCCTCATTCGGCTCTGATACTGAGGGCGATGGAAGAAACCTGCAAGGATCAATGCGCCTGTCTCGACGAAGACCTGGCAATATCGGTGGCCAAAACTGCGTCCGAGGCATTGACCGGCGAGGGAAGCAAAGAGGCGTCTGATCTGCTTGTCGCGCTGGCCAAGAGCCATTGTGCCAATACGATGGGTCTGGTCTTGCAAAG ACTTGAGCCAGGCACGACAGCTGACCCAAGAGTAATTCGAGCACTAGGAATGCTTGCGGCTAGCAACGCCTTCGGTGCTGTGCCCTTCTTGAAAGTCGCTATGAGTCTGATCGCCCCAATGTTGGGTGTGACTCGAGAGGATGCCCTGAAACAGGCATTTTGCTACA CTATAGGAAAATTTTCTGAGGCAATACACGAGTATTTGGTGAACATAGAAGAAGCGCCGGACTCAAAGATCGGCAAAGATCTGTTCGATACCGAGATGCTGCTAGCTTATGACACCTTGGCACACACGTGGCTGCCGGCTAGTCGAGATCATGAAACGACGCAGGCAATTGTAACCGCAATTGGTCCGATATCGACTCTCCTGCCTCCGGATCCACAGGGTCGAAGACTTGCCAAATTGTTGCCGATACTTTTGAACATGTGCAAGAGATCGAATCTCCGATTAGCTGCAACGAG AGTACTGGCAACCTTGCTGAATTCCGCGAACGAGGAAAACAAAATGGTTATATATCCGATGATCGAACATATTCACACAACTCTTTCGGATATGGTTTGCATCACGCCTTTCGAAGCCTCCAGAGAGGCAGTTTTAACACATTACGAAGTACTGAGATGCTCCAACGCACTTGTTTCGCTTTACGCCGGAGAGGGACTTGATAG ATTCTTACAGCAGCTCAAATCCCCCAGCGCTGTTCAAAGGTCCAGAGCACTGGTCGTCCTTAGACATTTGATAAACACGCTTCCTAACgag gaTGATTCAGCCCTTCAGCGGATAGCTTTAAGCTTACAGGAATCTCTGCACGAGGGAAACGCGCGACAGTTGGTCGGAGCTATCGCAGCAATCGCTGCAAGATCAATGAAGCTTTTAACTCCTGATCAGCGAGCTTGTTTCGTCCGATTCATG gtaaTGCAGTGCAGTTCTAAAACCGACGAAGGACAATCCTGCGAAGAGGCCCTCAATTTACTTGCGACAACAGTCGATGGTGCCGAAAGCTGGTTGTGGTCTCTTCTGCTGAATTCTTTGGTCGATCCTCTTTCTTCTACATCATCT GTAATTCCAGTGACGCGTGCACTGACGTCAATGGCTGTGAAAATAATCCAAGACGAGCAATACGAGAGATTAAGAAATAATTTCCATGCTTCCCTTGTGCTCGGAAAGTGCCTGGAATTATTGGGTGATCATCAAAATCACGTTGCCGTGCTGTCATTTTTAAGGTCCACAGCTCCGCTGATCGGATCCCATTTAGAAAAACTTTGGGTTccgaaattgacgaaaataataaacaaactgCAAAACGATCCGGCAGCGAATAAAGCAGATCATTCTTATAG CGCGGATCCCTGGGAAGAAGAGATCGTAGAATTACTAGAAGAGAGCGTTCTGCTTGAGGAAGAATCCTGGAGCACAGAGCTTTCGAGCGATTTGGTATCACGAGTGGCGAACAAACCAGGAGTAGCTCCTTTCCTGGCCTCCGTGACACAGGACGTTTCGCACACGCAGCTTTTGATCGACCTGGCAAGAACTCGTCCCGACGATAGTTGCTACGCAAAAGGCGTAGGAATTTGTGCAAAACACGAATTGGAGACGGTTCTAAAGCTGATGGAGGAATCCTGCGTCATCGAGGATTCGAGAAAAGTTCCGGTCAAGCTTCTAGGACTCATGAAGGACCTCAAAGCTGCTGCGACCGTCGAGGCTGCCAAGGCTGGACTTCTTAGATCCTATGCTGAAATCGCAAGGAGAGGCGATGCCAAGGATCTGTTTTCACCTCTCGACGATCATATTTTACCCTGGATTAATCGACAGTTGCACGAGGCAAAGGAAATATCGACAAAGCTCGCTGGACTAGTTGCTCTTGAACAG GTCGGAGGGGCTGCTCATCCCAACAGATTACCAGAGAGCACTGGGTTCCGCATGCGAGGACCAGCCTTGGCTTCTGTCCTAGCCTTACTTCAGACATCGTCTGGACACAGGCCGCTTCAGCTCTATTCAGCGATACTCAAGGCAGTCATCTCGCTGAT AAGGATACCACCACTCCTAAGTCCAGAAGAACGAGAAGTCCTGCTCAGCACACTGATTCACAAAGTTGTCCCTGCGAGTACCGAA ATTAATTCATTGCTGCTACCGGATGAAATGCAAGTATTGAATAGCTTGGGAGTCGTTTGCAGCGAAGTTGTTGCAGATTCTTCAGACGCACTGGCAGAATTGAGCGATTCTCTTTTACCTTGGATGCAAACTGGCCTCTATTACGAGAGGAAAGCTGCACTTCTCACCCTTCGCTCCACCCTCAG ATCGTATCACGATTTACTCAAGTACACATATCCGGGCGGTAGACTGGAGCCGGGAAAATTACTGGGAAGAATTTTGTCGCGAAGCACAGATCCAGAGCCGGTTTTCAGATCGTTGATTGTCGACTGCGTCGCTCTAATACTGAGTATAAGTGCCAAGCATAGATCGACGCTGCCTGACAACAACATAGATCACGATCTTAGCGAAATAAAAAGAGTGATAATAAACGAGGATATGAACACGCTTTACGAGGGCGTGAAG ACTTTAGCCGCAGCTGCTAGCGAAAGGGTCGCTGGCGGCGAGGCCGTCGCTTTGGCAGAGGGGTTAATTCTCGATCTAAATAGTCGAGGGGACGGCTGTTTGGCTTCAGCCATTTCTTTAGCTCAACATTTTAAGGTCAGAGGCACCGACCTGGCGCATGCTGCTGTTCACCTAACTT CTGAAATCCTGACGCAACTTAGACACATTGAAAATGTGAGCTGTAAAAAAGGGGCCATCAATGCAATTAAGACACTCGCGACTCATCATCCACACGAAATCGTTGAGGCTCTTCTCAGGCAACCTTTGCCTTTAAGCAAAGACGCCGAGATCTGCTGGAAGGAATTTGCAACAAGTGACGAAATCGGAatacag GTTCTGGACCTGCTTCTCCAGCAACTGACGAGTAACAAGATGTTGGAAGAAAACGGAGTCAGTGCGATGTGCCAAGAGAAGACTAACGTCGCCTCGTTTTCTTCATTGGCGGCGGTTGTAGCCCTCGGTCATTTCTTCCAAGCAACAAACTCAGATTTGCTCATTGAGAAGCGACTGCCCGAGCTGATTTTCGCTCTCCTGGCCAGCATGGCTGCTTGGCTTTACGCCAACGCTCCAATAGCGCCTACAAACTGCAAGTTTGGATTTGTCCCGAACAAAGAAGCCTACAAAATAAATCCTCATCACGAAGCCTACACTGCACTTACCCAAGTCCTAAACGTCGTCAATCCGAACGTCGCTGGCGGGATATTGAATGGATCT GTGTTCGAGTCCGACTGCAAAGCGGAGGAAAATCTCATATCCACCGTCTGTTCGGTGGTTCGATGCATGACCAGCAAAGACACGATAGTCACTCTGGCCAGGTCGCTGTGCCAGCTGGCCACCAGCACGATTCCAGCCCAGAGAGCAGTCTCTGCTGCTTTTTATTCGGAACTTGTTGGCAGGCCTGGTTGTGGCGACGTTTGGCTCGAGGCGATACTGAACACGCTTCACGAAGCAACAGCAGACTCGTCTCCGCTCGTTAGAAGACTTGCCATCATCGGACTGACCCGAGTGTCTTACCTTGATTCTGATCAG ATCGAAGAGCATATAGGAAGTTCAATAGACACTTTATTAGAGCAGCTCGAGGTGCCGGCCGGAAGTGAAGGTGGAAATGGAGTCGCTCTGGAATCGCTTCGTGGCTTGGCAGTGCTTTTGTCGATAAAAGGTCAGCGGCTGCCAAATCCACGAGTCATTCTTTCCCTGAAGCCTTTCATCGAGAAGGAAAATTGGGAAATGAGATTGGCCGCCATTAACGCTCTCGGCGCCATTGCTCACACCTGGAAATCGCTGTCCAGCAACGCCGACGAAGTTATGTCTGATCATCTTCTTGGCTGTTTGCCCTGCCTCATCGTCAGACTCGAAGATCCAAATCTGGCGGTTGCTAAG GCTGTAAGAGATACGCTGCATGATTCGGCGAATTTCCTGCAATCCGAATCACTGGCGTTTATTATTCATACGCATCttaaggcagagaataaattgGATGTCGAAAAATTCGTCTGCGCTTTGATACAGTGCATGATTCGAGAAATTCCTCAACGTGTTACTGAACTCAG CTCGGTCAGCAGAGGATATTCTAGATCTGAGAATCCGAACGTCAGAGCAACGTCGGCCCTCATTCTTGGCTTTCTGAATCCTCCAGAACCCGACGACGTTCAGCGACTTTTGCAGCTTTTAAGAGACACCGAAAGTATCGTTCGATCCCGAGCAGCTAAAGCGCTCTCGATGTGTTTCACTCTTTAA